GCTCGTGGGTGATCACATGGTCCAGGTCGGCATAGGAGCCGGTGTAGGGCACCACCACCCGGTTCTTGAGCAAAGTGGTGAAGCCGCCCACCCCTTCGTCTATGATGTCCTGGGCGATGTTGGTCTGGGCGAAATCATTGTGAGAGGTGTACAACACGATGGGTATCTTATTGTACAGGGTGTGCCCCATATCCTTGGATATCTTGCGCCCGGCATTCTCGGCCATCTGGGCCGCCACCTGGGCCAGCTCCCGCCCGCCCTGGTAGAAGTAGATCTCAAAATTCTCGGTGGTGATCTTCTCCCAATGAAAATTCTTGTATTTGACCTTGTTCTTGCCGAAATAGCCGTCCTGGGCCATGGCCGGGATGGTCAATG
This genomic interval from Candidatus Edwardsbacteria bacterium contains the following:
- a CDS encoding biopolymer transporter Tol translates to MLAVLLLAALTIPAMAQDGYFGKNKVKYKNFHWEKITTENFEIYFYQGGRELAQVAAQMAENAGRKISKDMGHTLYNKIPIVLYTSHNDFAQTNIAQDIIDEGVGGFTTLLKNRVVVPYTGSYADLDHVITHELVHAFMFDLFFGKSMESILSQQSLMQLPLWFVEGMAEYES